The following coding sequences are from one Nymphalis io chromosome 17, ilAglIoxx1.1, whole genome shotgun sequence window:
- the LOC126774824 gene encoding semaphorin-1A isoform X2 — MLVLRCALFAALLAAAAAAWQENVRPKVFAQLGVDDTHKFLGNETHTDFFRLLLRDGNYLLVGSRNVVYNLSLTDLTEQRRLVWYSSENDVQMCVVKGKDEESCQNYIRVLVSLGTGRLLVCGTNSFRPFCREYSVQRDSYHMEKEKSGQAVCPYDPEHNSTAVYADGELYSGTVADFSGMEPIIYREPLQTEPYDSMTLNAPDFVNSLVHGNFVYFFFRETAVEYINCGKSVFSRVARVCRDDRGGPHRFKQRWTSFLKSRLNCSVAGDFPFYFNEIQSTTELIEGVYGGLNAQLIYGTFTTPPNSISGSAVCAFSMQDIADTFEGTFKEQSAINSNWLPVNSAKVPEPRPGTCHNDSRQLPDQTLNFIKTHALMDESVPAFFGEPIVIRTSFHYRFTQIAVDPQVKTPGGKAYDVLFIGTDNGKIIKAINAVSYDSNKRAVPVVIEELQAFAAGSPVRALRVARAGRDAARLIAVSDREVLSLRLHRCSSDKISSCSECVALQDPYCAWDKQAGRCRAYSHGVSRWLDENSFYQSVSTGSHAACPHSKDAGAVGGLSSGLYDDARGENKGEVINIVQDKDGKGNNNNNEGPEVLQADPPPAAYSVETLALAVAAGALAALGAGFAAGYICGRRCKKDDDDNMPYPDTEYEYFEQRQNINRIQAEPKLLQQVEEVTYAEPVLAPQPKPASPRATLRKHPPYHPHHETLFQFQPDAYRRDNFGTLRSHQGDGYRRGNDNGFSTTRSVKKVYL; from the exons AAATGTCGTCTACAATCTCAGTTTGACAGATTTGACAGAACAGAGAAGACTCGTGTGGTATTCATCTGAAAATGACGTACAAATGTGTGTCGTCAAAGGAAAAGATGAG GAGAGCTGTCAGAACTACATTCGCGTGCTCGTATCTCTCGGCACGGGGCGGTTACTGGTCTGCGGTACCAACAGCTTCAGGCCATTCTGCAGAGAGTACAGCGTGCAGAGAGACTCATATCACATGGAAAAAGAGAAATCCGGGCAAGCGGTGTGCCCATACGACCCTGAACACAATTCCACTGCTGTTTATGCCG ATGGAGAACTGTATTCGGGAACAGTGGCAGACTTCAGCGGCATGGAACCTATTATCTACAGAGAGCCGTTACAAACAGAACCGTACGACTCCATGACTTTAAATG CTCCTGATTTCGTGAATTCATTAGTACATGGAAACTTCGTTTACTTTTTCTTTCGGGAAACTGCAGTCGAATACATCAATTGCGGCAAA TCGGTATTTTCCCGCGTTGCTCGCGTTTGTCGCGACGATCGCGGCGGCCCGCACCGATTCAAGCAACGATGGACATCGTTTCTGAAGTCAAGGCTCAACTGTTCTGTTGCTGGGGATTTCCCTTTCTATTTCAATGAAATCC AATCAACGACGGAGCTAATTGAAGGCGTCTACGGTGGCTTGAACGCTCAATTAATTTATGGCACATTCACAACTCCCCCTAATAGTATATCGGGGAGCGCAGTTTGCGCGTTCAGCATGCAAGACATCGCTGATACTTTCGAAGGAACTTTTAAGGAGCAAAGTGCGATTAATTCGAACTGGCTGCCAGTCAATAGTGCaaag GTACCGGAGCCACGACCAGGTACATGTCACAACGATTCAAGACAATTACCCGATCAAACATTAAACTTCATAAAGACTCATGCGTTGATGGACGAATCAGTTCCAGCTTTCTTTGGAGAGCCAATTGTTATAAGAACAAGTTTCCA CTATCGCTTTACGCAAATCGCTGTGGATCCTCAAGTGAAAACGCCTGGTGGAAAAGCGTACGACGTTTTATTTATAGGAACTG ATAATGGCAAAATCATCAAAGCAATAAATGCTGTATCATACGATTCGAATAAGCGTGCTGTACCGGTAGTCATTGAAGAGTTACAAGCATTCGCTGCTGGTTCTCCTGTTAGGGCACTGAGAGTAGCCAGGGCTGGTCGTGATGCTGCAAGACTCATCGCTGTATCAGATAGAGAAGTGCTTAGCCTGAGACTACATCGGTGTTCCAGTGACAAGATAAGCTCTTGCTC GGAATGCGTTGCGCTTCAAGACCCGTACTGTGCGTGGGACAAGCAGGCGGGCAGATGTCGTGCGTACTCTCACGGAGTCAGTCGCTGGCTGGATGAAAACTCATTCTATCAAAGTGTTAGCACCGGAAGCCATGCTGCATGTCCTCATA GTAAAGATGCAGGTGCTGTGGGAGGGCTTAGCTCCGGTTTATATGATGATGCAAGAGGTGAGAATAAGGGAGAAGTTATCAACATTGTACAAGATAAAGATGGCAAAggaaacaacaataataacgaag GTCCAGAAGTTCTACAAGCAGATCCACCACCTGCCGCCTATTCTGTAGAAACACTAGCGCTAGCAGTCGCAGCGGGAGCGCTTGCTGCGCTAGGCGCTGGTTTTGCTGCCGGCTACATATGTGGCAGACGATGCAAGAAGGACGATGACGATAATATGCCATATCCGGATACGGAGTATGAATATTTTGAGCAGCGGCAGAATATTAACAG AATCCAAGCCGAGCCGAAGCTCCTACAACAGGTGGAGGAGGTGACTTATGCAGAGCCGGTTCTGGCGCCGCAGCCGAAGCCTGCGTCTCCGCGTGCCACGCTCCGCAAGCACCCCCCTTACCACCCCCACCACGAGACCCTCTTCCAGTTCCAGCCCGATGCGTACCGCCGGGACAACTTCGGGACACTCCGCTCCCACCAG GGCGATGGGTACCGGCGTGGGAACGACAATGGCTTCTCGACCACGCGCTCAGTGAAGAAAGTGTACCTCTGA
- the LOC126774824 gene encoding semaphorin-1A isoform X1 has product MLVLRCALFAALLAAAAAAWQENVRPKVFAQLGVDDTHKFLGNETHTDFFRLLLRDGNYLLVGSRNVVYNLSLTDLTEQRRLVWYSSENDVQMCVVKGKDEESCQNYIRVLVSLGTGRLLVCGTNSFRPFCREYSVQRDSYHMEKEKSGQAVCPYDPEHNSTAVYADGELYSGTVADFSGMEPIIYREPLQTEPYDSMTLNAPDFVNSLVHGNFVYFFFRETAVEYINCGKSVFSRVARVCRDDRGGPHRFKQRWTSFLKSRLNCSVAGDFPFYFNEIQSTTELIEGVYGGLNAQLIYGTFTTPPNSISGSAVCAFSMQDIADTFEGTFKEQSAINSNWLPVNSAKVPEPRPGTCHNDSRQLPDQTLNFIKTHALMDESVPAFFGEPIVIRTSFHYRFTQIAVDPQVKTPGGKAYDVLFIGTDNGKIIKAINAVSYDSNKRAVPVVIEELQAFAAGSPVRALRVARAGRDAARLIAVSDREVLSLRLHRCSSDKISSCSECVALQDPYCAWDKQAGRCRAYSHGVSRWLDENSFYQSVSTGSHAACPHSKDAGAVGGLSSGLYDDARGENKGEVINIVQDKDGKGNNNNNEGPEVLQADPPPAAYSVETLALAVAAGALAALGAGFAAGYICGRRCKKDDDDNMPYPDTEYEYFEQRQNINRIQAEPKLLQQVEEVTYAEPVLAPQPKPASPRATLRKHPPYHPHHETLFQFQPDAYRRDNFGTLRSHQVNGDGYRRGNDNGFSTTRSVKKVYL; this is encoded by the exons AAATGTCGTCTACAATCTCAGTTTGACAGATTTGACAGAACAGAGAAGACTCGTGTGGTATTCATCTGAAAATGACGTACAAATGTGTGTCGTCAAAGGAAAAGATGAG GAGAGCTGTCAGAACTACATTCGCGTGCTCGTATCTCTCGGCACGGGGCGGTTACTGGTCTGCGGTACCAACAGCTTCAGGCCATTCTGCAGAGAGTACAGCGTGCAGAGAGACTCATATCACATGGAAAAAGAGAAATCCGGGCAAGCGGTGTGCCCATACGACCCTGAACACAATTCCACTGCTGTTTATGCCG ATGGAGAACTGTATTCGGGAACAGTGGCAGACTTCAGCGGCATGGAACCTATTATCTACAGAGAGCCGTTACAAACAGAACCGTACGACTCCATGACTTTAAATG CTCCTGATTTCGTGAATTCATTAGTACATGGAAACTTCGTTTACTTTTTCTTTCGGGAAACTGCAGTCGAATACATCAATTGCGGCAAA TCGGTATTTTCCCGCGTTGCTCGCGTTTGTCGCGACGATCGCGGCGGCCCGCACCGATTCAAGCAACGATGGACATCGTTTCTGAAGTCAAGGCTCAACTGTTCTGTTGCTGGGGATTTCCCTTTCTATTTCAATGAAATCC AATCAACGACGGAGCTAATTGAAGGCGTCTACGGTGGCTTGAACGCTCAATTAATTTATGGCACATTCACAACTCCCCCTAATAGTATATCGGGGAGCGCAGTTTGCGCGTTCAGCATGCAAGACATCGCTGATACTTTCGAAGGAACTTTTAAGGAGCAAAGTGCGATTAATTCGAACTGGCTGCCAGTCAATAGTGCaaag GTACCGGAGCCACGACCAGGTACATGTCACAACGATTCAAGACAATTACCCGATCAAACATTAAACTTCATAAAGACTCATGCGTTGATGGACGAATCAGTTCCAGCTTTCTTTGGAGAGCCAATTGTTATAAGAACAAGTTTCCA CTATCGCTTTACGCAAATCGCTGTGGATCCTCAAGTGAAAACGCCTGGTGGAAAAGCGTACGACGTTTTATTTATAGGAACTG ATAATGGCAAAATCATCAAAGCAATAAATGCTGTATCATACGATTCGAATAAGCGTGCTGTACCGGTAGTCATTGAAGAGTTACAAGCATTCGCTGCTGGTTCTCCTGTTAGGGCACTGAGAGTAGCCAGGGCTGGTCGTGATGCTGCAAGACTCATCGCTGTATCAGATAGAGAAGTGCTTAGCCTGAGACTACATCGGTGTTCCAGTGACAAGATAAGCTCTTGCTC GGAATGCGTTGCGCTTCAAGACCCGTACTGTGCGTGGGACAAGCAGGCGGGCAGATGTCGTGCGTACTCTCACGGAGTCAGTCGCTGGCTGGATGAAAACTCATTCTATCAAAGTGTTAGCACCGGAAGCCATGCTGCATGTCCTCATA GTAAAGATGCAGGTGCTGTGGGAGGGCTTAGCTCCGGTTTATATGATGATGCAAGAGGTGAGAATAAGGGAGAAGTTATCAACATTGTACAAGATAAAGATGGCAAAggaaacaacaataataacgaag GTCCAGAAGTTCTACAAGCAGATCCACCACCTGCCGCCTATTCTGTAGAAACACTAGCGCTAGCAGTCGCAGCGGGAGCGCTTGCTGCGCTAGGCGCTGGTTTTGCTGCCGGCTACATATGTGGCAGACGATGCAAGAAGGACGATGACGATAATATGCCATATCCGGATACGGAGTATGAATATTTTGAGCAGCGGCAGAATATTAACAG AATCCAAGCCGAGCCGAAGCTCCTACAACAGGTGGAGGAGGTGACTTATGCAGAGCCGGTTCTGGCGCCGCAGCCGAAGCCTGCGTCTCCGCGTGCCACGCTCCGCAAGCACCCCCCTTACCACCCCCACCACGAGACCCTCTTCCAGTTCCAGCCCGATGCGTACCGCCGGGACAACTTCGGGACACTCCGCTCCCACCAGGTCAAT GGCGATGGGTACCGGCGTGGGAACGACAATGGCTTCTCGACCACGCGCTCAGTGAAGAAAGTGTACCTCTGA
- the LOC126774812 gene encoding uncharacterized protein LOC126774812, translated as MQGNSHRYFIFDYKQFLIDEIALEGLEGIAIDLLWRRMENRVSSPITLKMKMKFWKFIVDSESIMLYQLSEPHPYVEILDRFSIIEERTGHMLDPPDYLDGPYEFHPVPNEYGSCPNYDTRLLIPKDAAQLMTYEEVISQYNDKLVLVASLEERWRSLASHLPMTYLNQLTPVHYCILEVIGRGRENGQMTIGMTNLNKIVKQPKLLFYNRNALQKLDLIKNQYCTQVTGGKAMKSILLRLKRFHKPTLQSLPKVGKIHEMVKYLLNQEDHSEQNEVMIKKGLMTPQQSKRLQKAINVFSFEDREVKLERNPNNKSEKQKIIVKKRFITLVSQSDESQSDEESNDVPLKCQYKVGVTLMRQAYERFLDAGLNGLTQIEVAQLLGVEFYTSRTICRNFKARNIVREFLEDKGRQRTARYIAVAATKEMDKEYANERNKLMNYVNSSKIVSDETGVQLTVEPSDEAEYEVPVKKIKLEMENRETEDNAEPEITEIKVLEGFENVKDSILKSKKNPTLRQLKFANGILKIINEVQFVIGFQTLSTLVSKEIDEPPMDTKALKLFVQKLVKDGQLKILKLKRPKNYNKFAFLICSPNIKATDSIIKSKYKEICAKTKKNAKPKHNNQSEISRPLSQFVYPRYMKIQKLHEFIAKLIYFSDTKLDPTYPPGFGSLFYIIPEMTVEFALGNINNIDISDICHLKLNEESYTTKLRDTSDHLSRILLQSKSLQNSVRVGLKVLAVLGLVQLINQPSTIMSRDGSIITYVFYVNRHAKIIDTSGKWPRQEVDMCALEKTFYFNSMDDITNYWNEVIAISSNTTINMPKRERYRLVHPMRNECNVTDYDNGQRFGDGLGPCGFDSSIFMDIPRLWRTFIFRNPTVPQPLPKKIKPKRIRKKKSKVKIDVTKNQKTKKDRITEKGTERGSRKKTVDSQIVWSEFEDKIIMMCKAAITIMSPISQPGCLKIRNTVARDLLTINDPKKTAAYCHKRALSLESNSVLTHEKDCIINELRRRRNMIKKYEGFLKVLRLRHHANISRYVNEARLPMMELVWLISQIEKTKPFLKRVPCIAMDLNDFDKNYTITPSSANRSYNMYKTPVTSEPEFATLKEAIILSVMMSIKQLLNTETAKKIYLIFKEYSEPVLRSAIEHLRKCGAIAAREKILNNHFNKINFDDIVQSSYKIAAVYKRKWINRLEAEFGDNLAEIVNTDLPQNGLKGSCELNCLLCEMCSCDVLDITSDTVPVVTGSAGNIMQEEQMNVIDMETKYKLKSGMIGWKSKVSLNNFAEIYKNLEYESILDTLSKDAVVDFSNTPDLDKDDVIISHLLDKKEGFTFSELKEILSMERNILKARLEDLEAKKIIKRVGMYENRIVLTKFSKRYLLQVRPEFCIIPTPWINLEAQIQYDVFFKWTGVIMNKVFECPGCSVTFLSNNFEFITTRSVQDICIYLNKCECVTLQTIEKREIDLFSDDEHVPELFEYISYDSPDQILVFPVKNSFTKYAFIRKNMLSKIDIA; from the exons atgcaagGCAACTcacatagatattttatattcgatTATAAGCAATTTCTAATAGACGAAATCGCATTAGAAGGATTAGAAGGTATAGCAATTGACCTATTATGGAGACGCATGGAAAATCGTGTTTCTTCACCAATAACTTTAAAGATGAAGATGAAATTTTGGAAATTCATCGTAGATTCGGAATCAATTATGCTTTACCAACTCAGTGAACCGCATCCGTATGTAGAAATCTTAGATCGTTTTTCAATAATAGAGGAACGCACAGGACACATGTTAGACCCA ccTGATTACCTAGATGGCCCCTATGAGTTTCATCCAGTGCCAAATGAGTATGGCTCATGCCCTAATTATGATACAAGACTTTTGATACCAAAAGATGCTGCACAATTAATGACATATGAAGAAGTAATATCACAGTATAATGATAAATTAGTTCTAGTTGCATCACTGGAAGAAAGATGGAGGTCTTTGGCATCACATTTGCCAATGACATATCTAAATCAACTGACTCCTGTACATTATTGCATTTTAGAAGTCATCGGAAGAGGAAgagaaaat GGTCAAATGACAATAGGAATgacaaatttaaacaaaattgtaaagCAACCGAAACTATTGTTCTACAACCGAAATGCTCTACAAAAACTtgacttaataaaaaatcagtaCTGTACTCAAGTCACTGGTGGAAAGGCTATGAAAAGTATACTTCTTCGTTTAAAAAGATTCCACAAGCCAACTCTGCAGTCACTTCCTAAAGTTGGAAAGATACATGAGATGGTCAAGTATTTATTGAATCAAGAAGATCATTCCGAACAGAACGAAGTTATGATAAAGAAAGGTTTGATGACTCCTCAACAGAGTAAAAGACTTCAAAAGGCCATCAATGTTTTCAGTTTT GAAGACAGAGAAGTAAAGTTAGAAAGAAATCCTAATAACAAAAGTGAAAAGCAAAaaatcattgttaaaaaaagattCATAACACTTGTGTCACAAAGTGATGAATCTCAGTCAGATGAAGAAAGCAATGATGTACCTCTAAAATGTCAGTACAAAGTTGGAGTCACCTTAATGAGACAAGCTTATGAAAGATTTTTAGATGCAGGTCTAAATGGATTGACACAAATTGAAGTTGCACAGCTTCTCGGTGTTGAATTTTACACAAGTAGAACTATTTGTAGAAATTTCAAGGCAAGAAATATAGTGAGAGAATTTTTGGAAGACAAAGGCAGACAGAGAACAGCCAG ataTATCGCCGTAGCAGCTACTAAAGAAATGGATAAGGAGTAtgcaaatgaaagaaataaacTTATGAATTATGTGAACAGTAGCAAAATTGTAAGTGATGAAACGGGTGTGCAACTTACAGTTGAACCTAGTGATGAAGCTGAATATGAAGTGCCAGTAAAGAAAATCAAGCTTGAAATGGAAAATAGAGAAACTGAAGATAATGCTGAGCCTGAAATAACTGAAATTAAAGTTTTAGAAGGCTTCGAGAATGTCAAAGATTCAATACTAAAGTCTAAAAAAAATCCAACTTTGAGACAATTGAAATTTGCAAAtgggattttaaaaataataaacgaagtTCAATTCGTCATTGGATTTCAAACTTTAAGTACTTTGGTTTCCAAAGAAATAGATGAGCCACCGATGGATACCAAGGCACTTAAATTGTTTGTCCAAAAATTAGTGAAAGACGGTCAGCTAAAaatcttaaaactaaaaagaccaaaaaactataataaatttgcatttttaatttgttcgcCTAACATCAAAGCCAcagattctataataaaatctaaatacaaagaaatttgtgcaaaaacaaaaaagaacgcAAAACCAAAACATAACAATCAATCAGAAATATCAAGACCATTGTCACAGTTTGTTTACCCAagatatatgaaaattcaaaagcTGCATGAATTTATcgctaaattaatatattttagtgacACTAAATTAGACCCAACTTATCCTCCTGGTTTCGGTTCTCTATTCTATATTATCCCGGAGATGACTGTTGAATTTGCTcttggaaatataaataatatagatatatcagATATTTGTCATCTTAAGTTAAATGAGGAGTCTTACACTACAAAATTACGAGACACGTCAGACCACTTGAGTAGGATTCTGCTACAATCAAAAAGTCTCCAAAATTCAGTACGGGTTGGTCTAAAAGTTCTTGCAGTTCTTGGACTTGTTCAGTTGATCAATCAACCATCCACAATCATGAGTAGGGATGGAAGTATTATCACTTATGTTTTTTATGTCAATCGTCATGCAAAAATAATAGATACATCAGGCAAGTGGCCAAGACAAGAAGTTGACATGTGTGCATTAGAgaaaacattttactttaattcaATGGatgatattacaaattattggaATGAAGTCATCGCTATCAGTTCGAATACGACAATCAACATGCCAAAACGTGAGCGGTATAGATTAGTTCACCCAATGCGAAATGAATGCAATGTAACTGACTATGATAATGGCCAGCGGTTTGGAGATGGCTTAGGACCATGTGGTTTTGATTCTAGCATTTTTATGGACATACCACGTTTATGGCGTACGTTCATATTTAGAAATCCTACAGTGCCACAACCActaccaaaaaaaattaaacctaaaaGAATACGAAAGAAGAAATCAAAAGTGAAAATAgatgtaacaaaaaatcaaaagACAAAGAAAGATCGAATTACCGAAAAAGGCACCGAAAGAGGATCACGCAAGAAGACCGTAGATTCGCAAATTGTCTGGTCAGAATTtgaggataaaataattatgatgtgTAAAGCTGCAATTACAATAATGAGTCCAATTTCACAACCAGGCTGCTTAAAAATAAGGAATACTGTGGCAAGAGATCTCCTAACCATAAATGATCCCAAAAAGACAGCAGCTTATTGCCATAAAAGAGCTTTGAGTTTGGAATCAAATTCCGTGCTGACTCACGAAAAAGATTGTATCATAAATGAATTAAGACGTCGccgtaatatgataaaaaagtatgaaGGGTTTCTGAAGGTTTTGAGGCTTCGTCATCACGCCAACATATCCAGATATGTCAATGAAGCTAGGCTACCGATGATGGAATTAGTTTGGCTTATATCTCAGATAGAGAAAACAAAACCATTTCTTAAACGAGTACCCTGTATAGCCATGGATCTAAATGATTTCGATAAAAACTACACAATTACACCGTCATCCGCTAATCgatcatataatatgtataagacGCCAGTAACCTCTGAACCAGAATTTGCAACATTAAAGGAGGCTATTATCTTAAGCGTTATGATGTCTATAAAGCAGTTATTAAATACGGAGAcagcgaaaaaaatatatctaatattcaaAGAATATTCAGAACCAGTTTTAAGGAGCGCCATAGAACATCTAAGGAAATGTGGAGCAATCGCTGCGAGAGAGAAAATTTTGAACAACCACTTTAATAAGATCAACTTTGATGACATAGTCCAGTCGTCCTATAAAATTGCAGCAGTGTACAAACGAAAGTGGATCAACAGATTGGAGGCAGAATTTGGAGACAATTTAGCAGAAATTGTAAATACTGATTTACCACAAAATGGATTGAAAGGATCATGTGAGCTGAACTGCTTGCTGTGTGAAATGTGCAGTTGTGACGTTTTGGACATAACCTCCGACACAGTACCCGTGGTCACCGGGTCTGCTGGTAACATTATGCAAGAAGAACAAATGAATGTGATTGACATGGAGAcaaagtacaaattaaaatctGGCATGATTGGTTGGAAGAGTAAAGTTAGTTTGAATAATTTtgcagaaatatataaaaatcttgaaTATGAAAGTATTTTAGACACCTTATCTAA GGATGCAGTAGTTGACTTTTCAAATACACCGGATCTTGATAAAGATGACGTCATAATATCACATTTACTCGATAAAAAAGAGGGTTTTACATTTTCAGAACTAAAG gaaatatTGTCGATGGAGAGGAACATTCTTAAAGCTAGACTTGAAGATCTCGAAGcgaaaaaaatcatcaaacgAGTTGGCATGTATGAAAACCGAATAGTTTTAACGAAATTTTCGAAacgttatttattacaagtgAGGCCAGAATTTTGCATAATACCTACACCGTGGATCAATTTAGAAGCACAGATACAATACgacgtattttttaaatggacGGGAGTTATAATGAACAAGGTATTCGAATGTCCAGGTTGCTCTGTGACGTTTCTGAgtaacaattttgaatttattactaCTCGAAGTGTACAagatatttgcatatatttaaataaatgcgaATGTGTCACACTCCAAACGATAGAGAAGAgagaaatagatttattttctgATGATGAACATGTACCAGAATTATTTGAGTACATTAGTTATGATTCACCTGATCAGATATTAGTGTTCCCAGTGAAAAATTCCTTCACAAAATATGCtttcataagaaaaaatatgttgaGCAAAATAGACATAgcttaa